In Bacillus horti, a single window of DNA contains:
- a CDS encoding glycoside hydrolase family 13 protein translates to MNKEAVLHHPSFQYAYACTKNSIQLRIRTKKSDLQSISLLFGDGFDWHDGKWNYQQQAVTKNGSCELFDYWEITLNPPNRRLRYAFILESKEERLFYCEKGFYTDVIYDPGYYFCFPFLHEHEEFQTPDWVKDTIWYQIFPERFANGNSSNDPEDTLAWNSADPTPTNHFGGDIEGITAHLDYLQELGINGIYLTPIFKAYSNHKYDTIDYLAIDPNFGDEAAFKTMVEECHKRGIRVMLDAVFNHSGFYFPPFQDVLEKGEKSKYKDWFHIHEFPIQTEPKANYHTFAFTPFMPKLNTAHPEVKEYLLNVATHWIEKYDIDGWRLDVANEVDHEFWREFRKAVRSVKEDVYILGELWHDSTPWLYGDQFDSVMNYPFQTNVLDLFVRDRLTPKQFKEKMTSVYYMYPKPITEVLFNLVGSHDTPRILTECKDSVEDVKLILTLLLTYEGSPCIYYGDEIGLTGGMDPGCRKCMPWDEAEYNLDLLDHTKKLIALRKREGLLRNQGTLTWMEHEGLLLFKVTEEEKSIYVLINPTLDEQHVTLEASDGHTQWHDEWQNKAYATTASVQVTVPKKQFAILSSK, encoded by the coding sequence ATGAATAAAGAAGCCGTTCTTCATCATCCTTCATTCCAGTATGCATACGCTTGCACAAAAAACTCGATTCAGCTACGAATTCGCACTAAAAAATCTGATCTCCAGTCCATCTCTCTCCTATTTGGTGATGGATTTGACTGGCATGATGGGAAATGGAATTATCAGCAACAAGCTGTTACAAAAAACGGTTCCTGTGAGCTTTTTGATTATTGGGAGATTACATTGAATCCACCAAACCGCAGATTACGCTATGCGTTTATTCTTGAATCCAAAGAGGAGCGTTTATTCTATTGTGAAAAAGGGTTTTATACAGATGTGATTTATGATCCAGGCTACTATTTCTGCTTCCCATTTTTACATGAGCATGAAGAATTCCAAACACCTGATTGGGTTAAGGATACGATTTGGTATCAGATTTTCCCTGAACGTTTTGCTAACGGAAATTCCTCTAATGATCCTGAGGACACTCTTGCATGGAACAGCGCTGATCCAACACCAACAAATCATTTTGGTGGGGACATTGAAGGAATCACCGCTCATTTAGATTATTTACAGGAGCTTGGCATTAACGGAATCTATTTAACCCCGATCTTTAAAGCGTATTCAAATCATAAATATGACACAATCGATTATCTTGCCATAGATCCTAATTTTGGTGATGAAGCAGCTTTTAAGACAATGGTAGAGGAATGTCATAAACGCGGAATCCGAGTTATGCTTGATGCTGTTTTTAACCATTCAGGCTTCTATTTCCCTCCTTTTCAGGATGTGCTTGAAAAAGGTGAGAAATCTAAATATAAAGATTGGTTCCACATTCATGAATTCCCTATCCAGACAGAGCCTAAAGCCAATTACCATACGTTTGCCTTCACTCCTTTCATGCCAAAGTTAAATACGGCTCATCCAGAGGTGAAGGAATATTTACTTAACGTAGCCACTCATTGGATTGAAAAATACGACATTGATGGCTGGCGACTAGATGTAGCCAACGAGGTTGATCATGAGTTTTGGAGAGAATTTCGAAAAGCAGTTAGAAGCGTAAAAGAGGATGTCTACATCCTTGGTGAGCTTTGGCACGACTCAACACCTTGGCTGTATGGAGATCAATTTGATTCCGTTATGAACTACCCGTTTCAAACAAACGTACTCGACCTATTCGTCCGGGATCGTTTAACACCAAAACAATTTAAAGAAAAAATGACTAGTGTCTATTACATGTATCCAAAGCCTATTACAGAAGTTCTTTTCAACCTGGTAGGAAGCCATGACACTCCACGTATCCTGACCGAATGTAAGGATAGTGTAGAAGACGTAAAGCTGATTTTAACCTTACTTTTAACCTATGAAGGTAGTCCTTGTATCTACTATGGAGACGAAATCGGTTTAACTGGCGGAATGGACCCTGGTTGCAGGAAATGTATGCCTTGGGATGAAGCAGAGTATAATCTTGATCTGCTAGATCATACGAAAAAACTAATAGCTCTACGTAAAAGAGAAGGGCTTTTGAGGAATCAAGGCACGTTAACATGGATGGAGCATGAAGGTCTACTCCTATTTAAAGTTACTGAAGAAGAAAAATCTATATATGTGCTAATCAACCCAACACTAGATGAGCAGCATGTTACTCTAGAAGCTTCTGATGGTCATACTCAATGGCACGATGAGTGGCAGAATAAAGCATATGCAACTACCGCATCCGTTCAGGTTACCGTACCTAAAAAGCAGTTTGCTATTCTGTCCAGTAAATAG